From a region of the Triticum aestivum cultivar Chinese Spring chromosome 7D, IWGSC CS RefSeq v2.1, whole genome shotgun sequence genome:
- the LOC123165292 gene encoding uncharacterized protein isoform X2: MKMAGSAVLLISLLSAVAPLPSEALNVRGHLLKSKTFRSPPILLGPGSVSNKYHHDVDFPRGHLAVKSFDAEVVDENGVPVPLHETYLHHWVAEPYYALKNSQSPDTQNLPKGMLKRNDGVCKTTLGQYFGLGSETRHTATWVPDPYGIEIGNEDKAPEGYEEKWLLNIHAIDTRGVVDKPSCTECKCDFYNVTIDEYGRTISKNYTGGLFCCYDQTQCRVKEGFNGEVRKLFLQYTVTWLDWTDAVVPVKIYIFDVTDTAMLDGTPEHSCKVEYQVEECSAENRANNECIHTKTARAALPRGGDIVFSVAHQHSGGVGASLHGQDGRLLCESLPTYGTGKEAGNEANYIVGMSTCYPKPGSIKVSDGEVLTIVSNYSSDRQHTGVMGLVYILVAEPQQPTPAPSLCFSFPVPWCLPAWMSSNM; the protein is encoded by the exons ATGAAAATGGCTGGCTCTGCTGTGCTGCTCATTTCGCTCCTGTCGGCTGTCGCCCCCCTACCCTCTGAAGCCCTCAACGTGAGAGGCCATCTGCTGAAATCAAAGACGTTCCGTTCTCCGCCCATCTTATTGGGACCTGGATCAGTCTCAAACAAGTACCACCATGATGTCGACTTCCCCCGAGGCCACCTTGCAGTCAAGAGCTTTGATGCAGAGGTCGTCGATGAGAATGGCGTCCCTGTCCCGCTCCATGAGACTTACCTGCATCACTGGGTTGCAGAACCATACTATGCTCTGAAGAACAGTCAGAGCCCCGATACGCAAAATCTTCCAAAAGGGATGCTTAAAAGGAATGATGGAGTGTGCAAGACCACACTAGGCCAGTACTTTGGGCTCGGTTCCGAGACTCGCCACACTGCCACATGGGTTCCTGATCCTTATGGAATTGAGATTGGCAATGAAGACAAGGCCCCTGAAGGCTATGAGGAGAAATGGTTGCTCAATATTCATGCCATCGACACAAGGGGCGTGGTCGACAAGCCTAGCTGCACCGAGTGCAAGTGCGACTTTTACAATGTCACAATTGATGAGTATGGGCGCACAATCTCAAAGAACTACACTGGTGGGCTATTTTGCTGCTATGATCAGACCCAGTGTCGGGTCAAAGAAGGGTTCAATGGCGAGGTGCGGAAGTTGTTCTTGCAGTACACCGTGACGTGGCTCGACTGGACTGATGCGGTGGTGCCTGTCAAGATTTACATATTTGACGTTACGGATACCGCTATGCTCGATGGAACTCCTGAACATTCTTGCAAG GTTGAGTATCAAGTCGAGGAATGCAGCGCAGAAAACCGAGCCAACAATGAGTGCATCCATACTAAGACTGCTAGAGCGGCCTTGCCGCGTGGAGGAGATATCGTGTTCAGTGTTGCGCACCAGCACTCCGGAGGAGTCGGTGCTTCTTTGCATGGCCAG GACGGACGCCTTCTTTGTGAATCGCTTCCAACTTACGGCACGGGGAAGGAGGCAGGGAACGAGGCGAACTACATCGTTGGCATGTCGACGTGCTACCCTAAGCCAGGATCCATCAAGGTCAGCGACGGCGAGGTGCTGACCATCGTCTCCAACTACAGCAGCGACCGCCAGCACACCGGCGTCATGGGCCTGGT
- the LOC123165292 gene encoding uncharacterized protein isoform X1 produces the protein MEYLTWELSHSSYKILNSQLGSAVATKAADKMKMAGSAVLLISLLSAVAPLPSEALNVRGHLLKSKTFRSPPILLGPGSVSNKYHHDVDFPRGHLAVKSFDAEVVDENGVPVPLHETYLHHWVAEPYYALKNSQSPDTQNLPKGMLKRNDGVCKTTLGQYFGLGSETRHTATWVPDPYGIEIGNEDKAPEGYEEKWLLNIHAIDTRGVVDKPSCTECKCDFYNVTIDEYGRTISKNYTGGLFCCYDQTQCRVKEGFNGEVRKLFLQYTVTWLDWTDAVVPVKIYIFDVTDTAMLDGTPEHSCKVEYQVEECSAENRANNECIHTKTARAALPRGGDIVFSVAHQHSGGVGASLHGQDGRLLCESLPTYGTGKEAGNEANYIVGMSTCYPKPGSIKVSDGEVLTIVSNYSSDRQHTGVMGLVYILVAEPQQPTPAPSLCFSFPVPWCLPAWMSSNM, from the exons ATGGAATACCTGACCTGGGAGCTTTCACACTCCTCGTACAAGATACTCAATAGTCAGCTTGGTTCAGCAGTGGCTACTAAAG CTGCTGACAAGATGAAAATGGCTGGCTCTGCTGTGCTGCTCATTTCGCTCCTGTCGGCTGTCGCCCCCCTACCCTCTGAAGCCCTCAACGTGAGAGGCCATCTGCTGAAATCAAAGACGTTCCGTTCTCCGCCCATCTTATTGGGACCTGGATCAGTCTCAAACAAGTACCACCATGATGTCGACTTCCCCCGAGGCCACCTTGCAGTCAAGAGCTTTGATGCAGAGGTCGTCGATGAGAATGGCGTCCCTGTCCCGCTCCATGAGACTTACCTGCATCACTGGGTTGCAGAACCATACTATGCTCTGAAGAACAGTCAGAGCCCCGATACGCAAAATCTTCCAAAAGGGATGCTTAAAAGGAATGATGGAGTGTGCAAGACCACACTAGGCCAGTACTTTGGGCTCGGTTCCGAGACTCGCCACACTGCCACATGGGTTCCTGATCCTTATGGAATTGAGATTGGCAATGAAGACAAGGCCCCTGAAGGCTATGAGGAGAAATGGTTGCTCAATATTCATGCCATCGACACAAGGGGCGTGGTCGACAAGCCTAGCTGCACCGAGTGCAAGTGCGACTTTTACAATGTCACAATTGATGAGTATGGGCGCACAATCTCAAAGAACTACACTGGTGGGCTATTTTGCTGCTATGATCAGACCCAGTGTCGGGTCAAAGAAGGGTTCAATGGCGAGGTGCGGAAGTTGTTCTTGCAGTACACCGTGACGTGGCTCGACTGGACTGATGCGGTGGTGCCTGTCAAGATTTACATATTTGACGTTACGGATACCGCTATGCTCGATGGAACTCCTGAACATTCTTGCAAG GTTGAGTATCAAGTCGAGGAATGCAGCGCAGAAAACCGAGCCAACAATGAGTGCATCCATACTAAGACTGCTAGAGCGGCCTTGCCGCGTGGAGGAGATATCGTGTTCAGTGTTGCGCACCAGCACTCCGGAGGAGTCGGTGCTTCTTTGCATGGCCAG GACGGACGCCTTCTTTGTGAATCGCTTCCAACTTACGGCACGGGGAAGGAGGCAGGGAACGAGGCGAACTACATCGTTGGCATGTCGACGTGCTACCCTAAGCCAGGATCCATCAAGGTCAGCGACGGCGAGGTGCTGACCATCGTCTCCAACTACAGCAGCGACCGCCAGCACACCGGCGTCATGGGCCTGGT